A window from Rhineura floridana isolate rRhiFlo1 chromosome 17, rRhiFlo1.hap2, whole genome shotgun sequence encodes these proteins:
- the MSRB1 gene encoding methionine-R-sulfoxide reductase B1 gives MSFCVFRGGEVYQEHFEPGIYICSKCGYELFSSKSKYAHSSPWPAFTETIHDDSVSKHLERPGTFKVLCGKCGNGLGHEFINDGPKKGQSRFUIFSSSLKFVPKDNKNVRE, from the exons ATGTCTTTCTGCGTCTTCCGAGGAGGGGAGGTTTATCAGGAGCACTTCGAGCCCG GTATATACATTTGCTCCAAGTGTGGCTACGAGCTGTTCTCCAGCAAATCCAAATACGCTCACTCATCCCCGTGGCCGGCTTTTACCGAAACGATCCATGATGACAGTGTCTCCAAGCACTTAGAACGCCCAGGAACCTTCAAG GTCTTGTGTGGCAAGTGTGGCAATGGTCTGGGCCATGAGTTCATCAATGATGGCCCGAAAAAGGGCCAGTCTCGCTTCTGAATATTTAGCAGCTCTCTCAAGTTTGTCCCTAAAG